The nucleotide window GATGTGTTAGTGATAGAGTAAGAGCTCTCACCGTAGTGTTGCCTTGACAGGGCGGCTGGGTGGTAGAGAGAGATACAGGGAGGAGGTGAGCCTCTGTTGTGAAAATGTAGTCATCAATATCGATGGGCAGCTGGCTCTTCTCCGAAAACAGCAGGTACAGGTATTTAAACATCTCTGCCAGAAAGAAGGAGTCCATCCTACACTCATACGttaacatacataaacacagacacacaggattctttaaacatttatcaCAGATGTTTTGAGGCTCCAGTACAACAGTTATTTAATCAACATACAGAAACTACATATTAACAGACCACACCTTCTAAAGTACgttaaaacatgtttgtaatGGTATTTCTCTCACGATACCTGTCTTCATGTGCCCCAGTGCGGACATCTTGCACAGCAGCAAACCCGCAAGGCACCCTGGCATAGGCATTGAGCTTTTCCACAATGGACTGTCCCACTCTGAGGTAGTAGGGGTCACCAGTGGCctgcaaaaatcaaaatataatcTTGACCACAGGTCTGACATAGTACGTTCAGTTTGCAATGAAAAAGCTTTGTGTATACACTGCAGAGACCAAAACATTATGGCCACCCCTGCCTAATATGCCGTTGGTCCTTCACATGACGCCAAAACAACTCTAACCTGTGGAGGCATGTTTGTGGTTTATCCCTCCTCAGACCACTGTTGGTAGGTACTCACCACTGATGACTGGGAGCATCCCTCGAGCCTGCCATTTCGGAGCTGCTCCAAGCCAGTCGTCTGGCCATGATGATTTGACCCTTGTCAGAGTTGCTCAGGTCTTTACACCTACACCTGCCCATTTCTCTCATATCCAACACGGTGACTACTAGAACCACCAGTTCCCTTACTGTCTAATATATCTCAGACCCTGACATGTGTCATTGTTATGACATAATCGACCTTATTTACTTCATCTGCgagtggtcataatgttttggctcattggTGTACAGTACAAGAGTGGAGTAGTTTCATTAGCGAGCCTACTTCTAACAGACCTGAACTTTCCCATTATTAAAGAAAGatattgtagtttatttctGCCTCTGACACTGTGCAGTCAGCTTTTTTACCTTATAGAGGTAGTAGGTGCTTTCTGCAAACTCTGGTCTCAGTAGGTGTTGGCCCCAATGAACTCTGAACTCTGTAGTGAAAGCCTGTGGAGAGATTaaccaaagaaagaaacagtAGTTAGTGACGCTGGCTTCCTCTAaaaattttttctttacattgatggatagattttacaaaaaagaacCCAAAAgaaatttccatttctttctcgATTTGGCATTTTCTACAGCTGCTatacacctacagtatatatacactataCTACTATAGATATTACACACCAACTCTAGTATAGTTATGTCATAACTTCACATGTACTGGGTATTGGGGTATATAAACAAAGATATAAGGGGAGGGGCGGGCCTGTTAAACATCATTGTCTGGACAATGGCATCATCCATCGGCCCAACCCTCAATACTTTATCTATGCCAACTAAATGTCATTAAATAGAGCAAAAAATAGGATAGATTGCTTACCTCTGGAAGGAACTTGTGCTGTTTGGTGACTTGGTAAAGCATCTCATGAGTCTCAATAGCTGGTTTCAGATCTCCTCTTAAAAcctgtgtgaaaaataaagtgtcacTCCTGCAATATGCTTGCAACAATTTctataattaaaatgaaataactaGCACTTGTCTTGACAGGATCCCTGACCTGTAAGCCAGGGAAGAATGCCAGGAGAGAGTCCATCCAGCTGCGCACGCTCACAGTTGGGTTGTGCATGTGTACATTGAGCAGCAGGGGAGGCTGACTGATGTACTTCATAATGGCACTGTAGTGCTGTTAAAGACAAACATCAGGAAAAGCTGAttaggaaacactgaaaaatgtcttcaatccaagcaatataaacaaaacaaatggtaGGCTAATGATGTTGCAACCAAACAGACAGACTATAGACTTACAGACTACGAGTTTATGGAAGGACACAGTGATGGAGAACTTACAATGTTGAACCTCtccagaaaaacattatctccTAGAAGAATGTAGGCCTTCATCAGATATTCATAGTATGAGTCGATACCAGCACCGACTCCGCTGTCTGCAAACACAGAAGTGAGAGGGAAGTCAAATCACTGTAATATGGTTCAAGTATAGAGCTGTgcttgtatgtactgtatgtgtatttctgAACTATCAGTGTTCTGTACTCTGTTGACCGCCCACTGTCtgtgtgagaaaatgtgtgtttccagtttttatctCTTGCCTTTACCAAAGTTTTGATGGTTTTAcactatgcatgtgtgtgtttaagttgCCTCACCCCTGCGGACCCATTCTCCATTATGGATATTGATGACAGTCCCCACCAAGtcacttcctctctgtcttctctcccaGAGGACATCCATAGCCTTCCTTGCATTTTCCTACAAATATAAAATCCTTAAATTGTTTCTGGTAAAAACAAGTACATCAGCTATAATTGGTAAGAAAACTAATATTGTAGTGTATTTCTTATATTTCAGTATCTTCACATTCagtgtatattaaaaaaaacattacaaacataaaaaagccAAATTTCTAGAGAGGCAGAGGGATGTATTACCTCAAACACAGACTCTCCTGACATTCTGCTGAGGGCAGCAAACTCCAGGATCATTGTTCCTGCACAGGCTGTGCAGGTGTCTGATTCCGTGCCTGTGCGTGAAAGTGGGTTCAGGACGCCATACCGCAGATTCACCTGGTAAaccaaaagaggaaaaattactGCTGTAACTTCACTTAGCTCAAATTAGTTTTAGTTAGTTACTAAAATCAGAAGTATATTCTTCATTAGTCTCTCTGTGAGGAACTGTTCTCTATCAATGCAAAGACTCATATGTCAGGGTCATTCATAATAAGATCTGATAACAGGCTGTCTGCTACATCTGCAGATTAAACAACTAAGTAAAGATCCTGTGATATTTAACAATAAAGTGAGGAATACCTTAGGGTAGGGAAGGCCACTAGTGGTGTTGAAGGCAGGCAGTAAGCGATGGCCCAGCTCTTTGGCCATGTGTAGGAGCTCATCTTGATACCATTGCATCTTGTCCCCACGCTGACGGAGCATGTCAGCCATCACGTGGGCTCCCAAAAGCCCTCTGGGGAAAAGTAAATgtaggaagaaaagaaagattttcttttaaaaatacaaatttaagtAGAAAGGTTAAGGTGGAAAGGTTGAGATACTTTATACAGTGAGAAATTTCTGCCGAGTAATTGTAATATGCTGTACTGATGTGGAATAATTCTACATTAAGAATTATTCAAAAATCCAAAGACCCACACTTGAGACAAATTTTGTTATTGAGACTAAtctattaaaaagaaaatgtatgtatatatacagtacaaaagtAAAGAAATTACAGACACGTTCCATACCCCAAAACCCTGATGTTGgtctcaaacacagacaccaccACATCGTTGTCCAGACGTACATCCCTCACAGCCTTCCGCACTGCGTCCTCAAACTCATCAAGCTTGTTTAGCACCTGttcacacataaacagacaggAACCAATACATCTACTGTCAAAAGGGGGTAAACAAAAGTCCGAAAACACacggtgagaaaaaaaaaaaaaggctcaaaaacaaaagcagaaaaaatactttcatgctagtaagcaggaaaaacaaatactAACCACCAGGGTGTCAAGGGTGTCAATCAGTGTGAGAGAAAACCTACagataaagaggaagagatgtTATGATGAAATGCACAGCACAGTGGAGCTAGTGTCCCGCTTTGCCATTGCTTCAGTTTAATTTGTAATCAACCACTGACTGTTAAATGTCAAATCTGTTGCATTTGCAGTGAAATTACGTTATGCAACATGTGTGGTACATAAAGCATTGCATTGTAATGTAAGTCCATTTTACTGCCTTCTAGTAAATTTCACTTTACAAAACTTAAATTAGCACCAACTTCATGTATTCCTGAAAAGATTGAATCTGATATGGAGCAGATGCCCTATCTGGTTTGAATTTTGAACAGTATTATATAAGCAATGATTACTGAGTCCCTGTCTTATGTGAagatgcaaaatgtttttcttgaagTTTTGACATCACATAAATATTACCTTTAGTGTTCCTACATTCCctgacatatttgtttttctcaatttaatgctttattttatagTATATAGGCCAGTGACAGGAGACACAAAGAAGGTCCTCCTAACTTTAGCTTTTAAGTTTAGATTAGGGTGTCCTGCAACTAAAATTGGAAGGTGGATacaaacctgcaaaaaaaaaaaaaatgcatggcAAACTTTTTAAGTCAGgagtttaaaaaacaactgtagCACAGATGTTCCAATGCTGTAAAGAGGCACAGAGCTCCAAGCCAGTTACTACAGATATTAGACTTTAAAAAGACACTTATGGCTTTGGTCTGAACTGATGCCAACTGATGGATTAAAAATACATGGCTTGTTTGCTTGAGGGACTGTTGTTGCTGAATTAACTTCACTGGATCTTTCTAGGCTCCAGATGCCAGTGGACGATGAACGTACTTTCCCAAGGAGTCATCTATGTCGCCTCTGTTGGGCTCCTGGCCACGGACTCTCCCTCTGCAGCTTAGAGGCATCAGCTCGTCTGCTGGATAAGCATATTTCTGCAACACAACCAACAGTGACGGTCTTCAGGCTCCATTTTACAGTCTACAGAAAAAGGTGTCATTAAGGAAAGATGGCTGGAGggttgaaaaagaaatgagcagTCCAAAGCTTATCCAACTGCTGCACCACTAGTGGGACAGTTTTTTGTTTCCCACTCACCAATTTCCCCAAATTTTACCAGCTACCTATTCCAGCTATTCCATGATTGAGATTGAGGACAGATTCCAATTTGGTAGATTTCAGTTAGTTACTAATAGATAGCTTGAATGAAAATAGATGgcttgaatgaaaataaataggCTCTGGGGTCCTGAGGACAGAGCTTACACCTGACCTTCAGGGACAAAAAGCACAGAAACTCTATAAAAGCATAAATTCTAACAAAGGAAAGTACTTGGTTAAAGCATTTGTTGGCTATTAGCTACTAAAAGGAATTAATATCAACGGTTTCTTTCATAGCAAACAGTACTTCATAATGGGATAATATCACCTCTTTGTCTACCATGTACATCCAACACTCGGTAACACAACTCTCCTCAACTAAAAATGATCTTAATGTTCGTAACTTCCATCATACATTTCTTACCAACATGTGTCTTTGCAACCTCTAATAAACCTACACTTGGCTTAGTTATAGTAAATTCTTATAGACATTTTTTGCCTTTCTCAGCTCTAGCACACAATCTGGAAGATAATGCTCCTTTCTCATCTCTCACTCTGCCAGGCCCAGCTTTGTACTTATACAGACCCGGGTTACATTTGAAACTCTGAACCACTGAATGAATCGAGCCACCCATGACCTGATTGTCTTTGCCTGTACACTCTCATTGATTGCTTCGCGTGAGGAAAAGCCCGACTCCTGGATCACAGAATGTTCTGCTGGCATCTGTTGCACCAGGCTGACATTGCAGCTGCAACCAAATCCTCCATGTCTGCTTTCTGCACAGCCGCACTGGATCAAATCCAAATGCGGTGAGGACTCTGAGCAGGCATTGATTCACACTTTTCTTTAGTAGATGACCCTGCTGAAGGCCACAGGCCAAAACATGTTGGTCTTACAATGACATTGTTCTTTATACTAAATATGTTACTGGAGCTTTGACCgcttcagttttttatttgactCCCCTCTGGACAACTGCAACATGCAAATATAAATGTAGTGGTACTAACAATGATTACATCCACCTGAACAACTTACCATGTAACTGCCATAAGCGTGATCAAACATTTCAAGAATCTGGTCCCtgcaaaaagggaaaatataaatgaatcaaATAGAAAATGGCACATACTCTGTGATATTTTATCACAATATTGCAGAGACTTTTGCCATCAcaaattcagaaacacacataaacagtcTTAATGTGTCTGTCTGGACATTCTTTACCTGATAACAGTCTTCTCCTCTGGTGTCATGCTCTGGCCCTCTTGACATTTCACCCAGCCAAGAAGACCGGTGATTAGAAGGGtcttaatcatcatcatcatcatcatcatcatcccagCGCCAGAAGGGTGGACACAGCAAAGTTTATCTCTTATTCTCCTCATGTAGTTTTGCCTCGCGTTAAGCGTTAATATGGACAAACAAGCTCCTGTCCTTTGTCCAACGCCCACAGAAAATCAAACAGTCCAGCTGGCACAGCTGTCCTCCTTTAGAGCCCCAATCTTCCTCATTTTGGTGGAGAGTCGGCTGCACAGTTCTTGCTAACGCCGACGGACGTTAGCTACCTCGCAGCTCCATTTCCATGTCTCCACTGTGCTTGGTCTGTAGTTGATCCAGCCTTGTTACGACCACCACATGCCACACACAGAGCACTCCAGCTGACCACTGtccatgtacacacatgtaaacaacagAGACAGCAAGCTAAAGCTTAGCCTCGATAAACAACATCTGTTAACGTTATCCTGTAGAGGAAAAACAAGCACTGGCTTACTGGAGGAAGCCCAAACAGCGCTGCCAGAACACGTCTTAAATCTAGAAATGTGAAGAGATATGAAGGAAATAATAAGGTAGTTACCAAACTGATGGCAGACTGAGACAGTGCTACTAACCCTCGTTAGCCATCACTCTGCTGTGGGATCACTGCCGCTAGCCAGCTAACAAGTTGCTAGCTCACTGTCAACCTTTTAACAATGCCAGTTAGTTACAAGGCTACCTACATATAGCGTTAGCGAGAGAAAGTCAGCTTAACACCTTCATCTGAAAACAAATGGTTCTCTTCCCGTGTAAACTGATTGTCATACAGTTAAATGGTCGATGACACGTCCTCAAGTATAATGGCCACATAGCGCCCTG belongs to Xiphias gladius isolate SHS-SW01 ecotype Sanya breed wild chromosome 20, ASM1685928v1, whole genome shotgun sequence and includes:
- the si:ch211-282j22.3 gene encoding ER degradation-enhancing alpha-mannosidase-like protein 3 isoform X2 — its product is MRRIRDKLCCVHPSGAGMMMMMMMMIKTLLITGLLGWVKCQEGQSMTPEEKTVIRDQILEMFDHAYGSYMKYAYPADELMPLSCRGRVRGQEPNRGDIDDSLGKFSLTLIDTLDTLVVLNKLDEFEDAVRKAVRDVRLDNDVVVSVFETNIRVLGGLLGAHVMADMLRQRGDKMQWYQDELLHMAKELGHRLLPAFNTTSGLPYPKVNLRYGVLNPLSRTGTESDTCTACAGTMILEFAALSRMSGESVFEENARKAMDVLWERRQRGSDLVGTVINIHNGEWVRRDSGVGAGIDSYYEYLMKAYILLGDNVFLERFNIHYSAIMKYISQPPLLLNVHMHNPTVSVRSWMDSLLAFFPGLQVLRGDLKPAIETHEMLYQVTKQHKFLPEAFTTEFRVHWGQHLLRPEFAESTYYLYKATGDPYYLRVGQSIVEKLNAYARVPCGFAAVQDVRTGAHEDRMDSFFLAEMFKYLYLLFSEKSQLPIDIDDYIFTTEAHLLPVSLSTTQPPCQGNTTETVPVSQEEDLFTHSCPSTETLFPNNPSFAKTIRDSYKYLTGVGRAFRPSPVREIELPLHDNGMEPVEFLKSMGISLTPLNEVTAGNSGSRKEHKGVYRVKLVAEVSQTPEEEEVVPHVVQLISPPFLGRTVLTAGPAKFGMDLSKQEHGVKGSIVKASPYTACGPIDNAVELKGHIALALRGDCMFAAKARWLQEAGAIGVIFIDHREGSNSEETPLFQMVGDGDSTDDITLALVFLFSREGAVLTAALEEHHNVDVLLLPKERQLGHDKTEKPVGMNIKLRLAEEGELEAGAAIGPTLEFVLKKEGVLLEEEVLRGEQKSEQQQFFAKATENDRTEPCSADSSQTPNSGPNTNP
- the si:ch211-282j22.3 gene encoding ER degradation-enhancing alpha-mannosidase-like protein 3 isoform X1; translation: MRRIRDKLCCVHPSGAGMMMMMMMMIKTLLITGLLGWVKCQEGQSMTPEEKTVIRDQILEMFDHAYGSYMKYAYPADELMPLSCRGRVRGQEPNRGDIDDSLGKFSLTLIDTLDTLVVLNKLDEFEDAVRKAVRDVRLDNDVVVSVFETNIRVLGGLLGAHVMADMLRQRGDKMQWYQDELLHMAKELGHRLLPAFNTTSGLPYPKVNLRYGVLNPLSRTGTESDTCTACAGTMILEFAALSRMSGESVFEENARKAMDVLWERRQRGSDLVGTVINIHNGEWVRRDSGVGAGIDSYYEYLMKAYILLGDNVFLERFNIHYSAIMKYISQPPLLLNVHMHNPTVSVRSWMDSLLAFFPGLQVLRGDLKPAIETHEMLYQVTKQHKFLPEAFTTEFRVHWGQHLLRPEFAESTYYLYKATGDPYYLRVGQSIVEKLNAYARVPCGFAAVQDVRTGAHEDRMDSFFLAEMFKYLYLLFSEKSQLPIDIDDYIFTTEAHLLPVSLSTTQPPCQGNTTETVPVSQEEDLFTHSCPSTETLFPNNPSFAKTIRDSYKYLTGVGRAFRPSPVREIELPLHDNGMEPVEFLKSMGISLTPLNEVTAGNSGSRKEHKGVYRVKLVAEVSQTPEEEEVVPHVVQLISPPFLGRTVLTAGPAKFGMDLSKQEHGVKGSIVKASPYTACGPIDNAVELKGHIALALRGDCMFAAKARWLQEAGAIGVIFIDHREGSNSEETPLFQMVGDGDSTDDITLALVFLFSREGAVLTAALEEHHNVDVLLLPKERQLGHACLSTQFKVHSFLLKSHIFKTDKTEKPVGMNIKLRLAEEGELEAGAAIGPTLEFVLKKEGVLLEEEVLRGEQKSEQQQFFAKATENDRTEPCSADSSQTPNSGPNTNP